One genomic segment of Theobroma cacao cultivar B97-61/B2 chromosome 6, Criollo_cocoa_genome_V2, whole genome shotgun sequence includes these proteins:
- the LOC18595524 gene encoding uncharacterized protein LOC18595524: protein MASSEASINVHDHGKAVDGKKQRVQCNYCGKEMSGFFRLKYHLGGVRGDVIPCEMVSEDVKELFKNMLPERGGRLSQEVRDLSRQDLPWKRNGCPNSNVAKKMRRQSCKSSGSRSGEDEIIDSMSEDDVKEPAILPSARIVSQSAVTGDPEEESSCKQNKRCIGRFFYETGIDLTLVNSPSFQRMINDTHCPGQTNYKIPSCQELKGWILKDEVKEMQEYVEKIRQSWASSGCSILLDGWIDEKGRNLVSFIVDCPQGPIYLHSSDVSASVDDVDALQLLFDRVIDDVGVENVVQIIAFSTEGWVGAVGKQFMGRSKTVFWTVNASHCIELMLDKIAMMGEIRGTLENARTISKFIHGHLTVLNLLRDYTDGHDLIKPTKVRSAMPFVTLENIIAEKKNLKAMFASSEWHTSAWASRAEGKRVADLVGDPSFWKGAGMVVKTALPLIRVLCLINGDDKPQMGYIYETMDQMKETIKKECNSKESQYMPFWELIDKIWDGHLHSPLHAAGHFLNPSLFYSTDFQSDSEVAFGLLCCMVRMIQSQPIQDKIVQQLEAYRNSEGAFGEASTVQQRTRFSSTMWWSTYGGRYPELQRFATRILSQTCVGASKYRLNRSLVEKLLTEGRNPVEQQLLSDLIFVHYNLQLQQQQRSQFGVNYDIAGDEIDAMDEWIVDDTPEIGSRDGDSAWKELDGAVNGGRPSSQVKEEYRQV, encoded by the exons atgGCATCCAGTGAAGCCTCCATCAATGTTCATGATCATGGCAAAGCTGTGGATGGGAAAAAGCAGAGAGTCCAATGCAATTATTGTGGGAAAGAGATGAGTGGCTTTTTCCGTCTCAAGTACCACTTGGGAGGTGTACGTGGAGATGTGATACCTTGTGAAATGGTTTCAGAAGATGTGAAAGAGCTGTTCAAAAACATGTTACCTGAAAGAGGAGGACGTCTCAGCCAGGAAGTCAGAGATCTGTCTCGACAAGATCTTCCCTGGAAGAGGAACGGGTGCCCCAATTCAAATGTTGCCAAGAAAATGAGGCGTCAAAGTTGTAAATCCTCTGGTAGTAGGAGTGGAGAGGATGAAATTATAGATTCTATGTCAGAAGATGATGTGAAAGAACCTGCAATACTTCCCAGCGCAAGGATAGTTTCACAAAGTGCTGTTACCGGTGACCCAGAAGAAGAGTCATCGTGTAAGCAAAACAAAAGATGCATTGGTAGATTTTTCTATGAAACAGGTATCGATCTTACGCTTGTGAACTCTCCAAGCTTTCAAAGGATGATAAATGATACCCATTGTCCTGGTCAGACAAATTATAAGATCCCCAGTTGTCAGGAACTGAAGGGGTGGATTCTTAAGGATGAAGTGAAGGAAATGCAAGAATATGTGGAGAAGATAAGGCAGTCATGGGCAAGCTCTGGATGCAGCATCCTGTTGGATGGATGGATTGATGAAAAAGGTCGAAACTTGGTTAGTTTTATTGTGGATTGCCCACAAGGCCCAATTTATCTTCATTCTTCAGATGTTTCAGCCTCTGTTGATGATGTTGACGCATTGCAGTTGTTGTTCGATAGGGTTATTGATGACGTTGGGGTTGAAAATGTAGTTCAAATCATTGCCTTTTCTACAGAAGGTTGGGTGGGAGCTGTAGGCAAGCAGTTCATGGGCAGGTCCAAGACAGTCTTTTGGACTGTTAATGCATCTCATTGCATTGAGCTCATGTTAGACAAGATTGCGATGATGGGTGAGATCAGAGGGACACTAGAAAACGCCAGGACCATCTCGAAGTTCATTCATGGCCATTTGACCGTGTTAAAccttttgagagattatactGATGGTCATGATCTTATTAAACCTACCAAGGTAAGGTCGGCAATGCCTTTTGTGACTCTGGAGAATATTAtagcagaaaagaaaaacttgaaGGCGATGTTTGCGTCATCTGAGTGGCACACCTCAGCATGGGCTTCTAGAGCAGAGGGGAAGAGGGTGGCAGACTTGGTGGGGGATCCTTCATTCTGGAAAGGAGCTGGAATGGTTGTAAAGACAGCTCTACCTCTTATACGTGTTCTATGTTTGATCAATGGGGATGATAAACCGCAAATGGGGTATATATATGAAACCATGGATCAGATGAAGGAGACAATTAAGAAGGAATGCAATAGCAAGGAATCCCAGTACATGCCCTTTTGGGAACTGATTGATAAGATCTGGGATGGGCATCTCCATAGCCCCCTCCATGCTGCAGGTCATTTTTTAAATCCAAGTCTTTTCTATTCAACTGACTTCCAAAGTGACTCTGAGGTTGCCTTTGGCCTGTTATGTTGTATGGTCCGTATGATTCAAAGTCAGCCAATTCAAGATAAAATCGTACAACAGCTTGAAGCGTATAGAAATTCTGAAGGTGCTTTCGGAGAGGCGAGTACCGTTCAGCAAAGAACCAGATTCTCTTCTA CCATGTGGTGGTCTACATATGGAGGACGGTATCCGGAGTTGCAGCGATTTGCCACAAGAATTTTGAGCCAGACTTGCGTTGGTGCTTCAAAATATAGGCTCAACAGGAGTTTGGTGGAGAAGCTGCTGACAGAAGGAAGGAATCCTGTTGAGCAACAACTATTAAGCGATCTGATATTTGTTCATTACAATTTGCAactgcagcagcagcagcGTTCTCAATTCGGCGTGAACTATGACATTGCTGGTGATGAGATAGATGCAATGGATGAGTGGATAGTAGATGATACACCAGAGATTGGGTCCCGAGACGGTGATTCAGCTTGGAAGGAGTTGGATGGTGCTGTTAATGGAGGAAGACCTTCATCTCAAGTGAAGGAAGAGTATAGGCAAGTGTAA